The segment GCTTTCGGCAGGCGGTGGCCGACTGGTACGACAAGCGGTTCGGCGTGGCGCTTGATCCGGAGACGGAGGTCCTTAGCCTCATCGGCTCGAAAGAGGGGATTGGCCACCTCCCCCTGGCGTTTGTCGATTCTGGTGACATCGTCCTGGTTCCTGATCCCGGCTATCCGGTCTATCAGGCAGGAACCGTCCTGGCGGACGGCATTCCTTACTTCATGCCGCTCACGCGGGAACGGGCGTTCCTTCCGGACCTTGAGGCGATCCCATCAGAGGTTCTGAAGAAAGCTCGGATCCTCTTCCTGAACTACCCCAATAACCCGACGGCCGCGGTGGCGCCCAGGGCCTTTTTTGTGGAGGCGGTCGCCTTTGCGCGCAAGCATCAGTTGATTCTTTGCCATGACGCGGCCTATTCCGAGATGGCATACGACGGGTACCTCCCGGAGAGCATCTTGGCGGTGGAGGGGGCGAAGGACGTTGCCATCGAGTACCACTCCCTTTCCAAGACGTACAACATGACCGGGTGGCGGATCGGATTTGCTGTAGGGTGCCGTAAGGTACTTTCCGGTCTCGGCCGAATCAAGACGAATCTGGACTCCGGGGTTTTCCAGGCGGTACAGGAGGCCGCTATCACGGCGCTCAGTGGCCCGCAGGAGTGCATTGAGGCGATGAGGGCCGTCTACAGAGAGCGGCGCGACACGCTCGTAGATGGCCTGTCGGCGCTCGGTTTCGCGGTGGAGAAACCCAAGGCGACCTTCTACGTCTGGATTAGTGTCCCGAAGGGGCAGACATCCGCCTCCTTCGCCTCCGCGCTGCTTTCCGATGTCGGCATCGTCATGACCCCGGGAACCGGGTTTGGCCAGCACGGCGAAGGGTACATTCGAGCGGCCCTTACGGTAGATGTCTCCAGGATCAAGGAGGCAGTAGAGCGGATTGCCGCCTCTAATCTTACGCCTCAGTAGGAGGTCTTGCGGCCGTGACGGGTGAGCGTGCATATATCGGGATCGGATCCAATCTGGGCGACCGGATTAGGTGCTGCCAGGAGGCGATCAGGGCCACGTCGGAGATTGCAGGGGTCACGGTGATACGGGTCTCATCGTTCTATGAGACCGCGCCGATGCCTCCAGCCTCTGGTGACTGGTTTGTTAACGGAGTGATTTCGGTACAGACGCAGCTAAAACCGGAAGCGTTGCTGCTCGAGTTGCGGCGGATCGAACGGAGCATGGGTCGCGCGACGGAGCGAGCGCGAGGTAGCGATCGGAGCATCGACCTCGACCTGTTGCTTGTGGGTTCACAGATCGTAGAACAGCCCGATCTTACACTTCCCCATCCGCGGCTGCATCAACGGCGTTTTGTTCTGGCTCCACTCTGCGAACTTGATCCAGATTTTCGCCACCCGGTCTTTGGCGTCACAATGCGGCAGTTGCTCGAACGTCTCAACGATACGTCGCTCGTCAGGCTGTTGGCGCCGGCGGCAAGGCATACAGGGCCTGGGGAGAATAGCTAGGTGGCAGATCGCGCGTCCAAGCCTCGTTACATCGTGGTCGAAGGCCCTATCGGCGTCGGTAAGACGAGCCTGGCCGAATTGCTGGCGGAGCGGCTGCAGGCCAGAAAGTCACTGGAAGATCCTGACGAGAACCCATTTATCGCTCAATTCTATACCGACATGCGTCGGTACGCCTTTCAGGCCCAACTCTATTTCCTGCTGAACAGGTTCCGCCAACAGCAGGAACTTGTCCAGTTCGACCTCTTCAAGCAGTCCCTGGTGAGTGACTATCTATTTGCCAAGGATAAGATCTTCGCGTATCTGACGCTTGACGACAACGAGTTAGCCCTCTACGAGCGATTGCAGCCGCTTCTTGAGACGCGCGTCGTCAAGCCTGACCTCGTCCTGTATCTGCAGGCCAGCACTGATGTCCTGGTCCGGAGAATTCAGTCACGGGCGAGGGCTTCCGAGCGGGAACTGGGACAGGCCTACCTGGAGGACGTAAACGCAGCCTACAACCATTTTTTCTTCCACTACTCAGCGACGCCGCTGCTGGTTGTTAATACCGATGAGATTGACTTCGTCAAACACAAAGAGGATTTTGAAGACCTGGTCAAACAGGTCGAAGCGGTGCGGGCTGGCACCCACTACTATGTGTCGCTTGGATCCCGTAAGTAGGGACCGATTGCAACTACTCAGATATTTAGACTGAAGGCTGAAGGTTGAAGGTTCTAAATTATCTCGCAAGGCACGAATCGAGCCATCCAAGACCTTTTCGGAGTTTTGTATGATTACGCATGACTTACCACTAAAAGCCTTCAGCCTTCAGCCTATCTACCTGAGTAGTTACGACCGATCATGACTAGTCAGACGGTCAGGACGGTCACCCTGCAGGAGATGAAGCGAAAAGGGCGAAAGATTACTATGCTGACGGCGTATGACTACCCGATGGCCCTGCTTGTGGATCGCGCCGGGATCGATCTGATTCTGGTAGGTGACTCCGGGGGGATGACCGTTCTGGGGTACGAGACCACAATTCCGGTTACCATGGACGAGATGCTCATGATGACCAAGGCGGTCACTCGCGCTGTGAAGCGATCCATGGTGATTGCTGACATGCCGTTCATGTCGTACGAGGCTGAACCAGCAGAGGCGGTCAGAAACGCCGGGCGGTTCGTGAAGGAGGGTCTGGCTCACGCCGTCAAGGTCGAGCGCGGCTGGCCCTCCCTCCCATGCGTGAGAGCGATCGTGGACGCGGGGATTCCGGTTATGGGGCACGTCGGGCTTACCCCACAAACGGCCGTACTGCAGGAAGGCTTGAAGGTTCAGGGGCGAGGGCGCGACGACGCACGCCGCATCCTTGAGGATGCCATGGCGCTTGAAAAGGCGGGAGCTTTTGCGATCGTGCTTGAGGCGATTCCCGGCGTACTCGCCCGGGTGATCACTAAGCGGTTGACTATTCCCACCATCGGGATCGGTGCCGGTCCAGATTGCGATGGTCAGGTTCTGGTCATCCATGACCTGCTTGGGCTCTTCGATCGTTTCGTTCCGAAGTTCACGAAGCAGTACGCTGATCTCGCCAAGGTGATCAGCGATGCGGTGAGCCGCTTCCGGGAAGAGGTGATCGAATGCCGATTTCCTGATGCCGCACACACATACTCGATCGACCAGGAGACCGAGAGAGCGCTGCTGGATCTGTGAGAGGTACGAGGTCTCTGGGAGAATGTAGGGGCGCTGCTTGCTGAGCCCGCACGAAGTAAAACCTGTGTGGGGGCAAGGTTCCGGGAGACTGAAAGAGTGAGGGGGCGCAGTGCAGAATATTCATGAGCCGTCTGCGATCGGCCGCCGATGTGAGTCGCTTCGGCGCGAAGGGAAGACCATTGGACTCGTACCCACGATGGGCGCCTTTCACGAGGGGCACCTGTCGCTCATGCGGAGAGCGCGCGCAGAAAACGATGTCGTCATCGTAAGCATCTTCGTCAATCCGATCCAGTTCGCGCGGGGCGAGGATTTCGATAGCTATCCGCGGGATCTGCAGGACGATCTGGCCCAGGCGGAGAGGGCAGGGGTTGATCTGGTGTTCACGCCGTCCGCAGAGGCGATCTATCCGGATGGCTTCCAGACGTACGTCGACGTGACCGAGATCACCGATGGGTTGTGCGGCGCTTCCCGTCCTGGGCACTTTCGTGGCGTGACGACGATCGTCACGAAGCTGTTCAATCTTGTCAGGCCGCACCGGGCCTATTTCGGGCAGAAGGACTACCAGCAATCGGCGGTGGTTCGGCGCCTGGTGGACGACCTCAATTTGGACCTCGAGATCGTCCTCTTACCGACGATCCGGGAGGCTGACGGCCTCGCGATGAGTTCCCGAAACGTTCGGTTGACGCCTGAGGAGCGACAGGCGGCATGTGTCCTCTATGCGTCCCTCAGGCTCACGGAAGAGCGGGTCGAGGCAGGAGAGCGGAACACCAAGCTTCTACTCGATGAGATGCGAACCATGATCGAGACTGAGCCGCTAGCGCGGATCGATTATGTAGCCCTCTGTGATCCTGAGACACTGAAGCCGCTCGATCAAATCGAAGGCCCCATGCTGGCCGCTATCGCCGTGCGATTCGGTGAGACGCGTCTCATCGACAATCTCCTGATTACGCTTCCCTGACGGTTGTCCTGCCCGCCCGCCAGCCTTTAGCTATCAGCCGTCGGATTTCGGCAACACACCCAAAGGATTCCGCATCACAACTACCTGCTTTCTGGTGATCTCCAGGTCCAGAACCTGCTCTTCCGCACTTGTCTAGCAAGCGGCTGAAAACCGACCGCTGAAAGCTGCATCTTGCCTGCATATTTCTCTTGACAGGGCCAACGCGCTTCACTATTGTATGCGACATGGTGGGATGAAGTGGGATATAGTGGTATAAAGCGCCATAGAAAAGCGGTGTGAGCCCATGTTTCGCGGAAGCTTCGAACACGCCATTGACGACAAAGGGCGGCTCAGCATCCCGGCCAGATATCGCGAGATTCTCAAGCGACGACGAGAGCGTGAGCTTGTCCTGGTCGATCTCCTCTTTGACGCCTGCATCGCAGCCTACCCGATCAAAACCTGGCAGCAGATCGAGCAGAATCTCCTGAGTAAGGGAAACTCGGATAAAAAGTTCCGGGAATACGCTCGCCTCATCTCGGCCCGTGCGGTCGAGTCGACTGTTGACAGCCAGGGGCGAATTCTGATTCCTCCGCAACTCAGAGAAAAGGCGGATCTGCGCCGGGATGTAGTGATTGTTGGGGTATTGGACAAGATCGAAATCTGGAATAGAGATCGCTGGGCGTCCTTTTGCGCGCAGGAGCGGGACCCTGAGGATTACGCGAGCAAGCTGGCGGAACTCGGGATCCGGGTATAGGTGCAAAGGCCTGCCCCCGCGGGTGCGGGGGGTTCGGGGTACAGGGTGCAGGGTATGGGGGCTGGCGTGGCCATTGGGGAACTGCACGTCCCGGTCTTACTTACTGAGACGTTGGATGCCCTGCGGCCGCATGCTGGTGGTCGCTACCTGGATGCGACCGTGGGATTGGGAGGACACGCGGAAGCCCTCCTGATCGAGAGTGCGCCGACTGGTCATCTATACGGGCTTGATCGTGATGCCGAGACCTTGGTCTTGGCCAAGGAGCGCCTCAGGCAGTTCGGAGATCGAGTCGAGTTGTTCCAGGGTGACTTCGCCATGCTGGGTGCCATCGCCGCCGAGAATGGATGGGGCCCTTTCGATGGCATCTTGTTTGATCTGGGCTTTTCATCCTTTCAACTTGACGATGCCTCCAGAGGATTCAGCTTCATGAGGGACGGGCCACTGGATATGCGGATGGATCGTCATGGAGATGGGATATCAGCGGCAGAGCTGCTGGCCAAGCTCTCGGAGCGCGAAATCGAGAGGGTCCTGCAGGACTACAGCGAGGAGCGTTGGGCGAGGCGGATAGCGGCGCGGATCGTCCAAGACCGGCGGGAGCAGCCACTGACCTCCACCGCTCAACTCGCGCGTCTGGTGGCTGCGGCGGTACCAAGGCGTGCCTGGCCGCGCCGGATCCATGTCGCGACACGAACCTTCCAGGCGTTACGTATTGCCGTGAACGATGAGTTGGCCGGGCTTCGCCGTGGCCTGCAGGATGCCATCGGGCTGCTCGCTACTGGAGGAAGGATCTGTATCATCAGTTTTCATTCGCTCGAGGATCGGATTGTGAAGGAAACGTTTCGGGGGTGGGCGCGTTCGGATCCGCCGCGCGTCCATCTTCTAACCAAACGGCCGGTTATCGCAACGGAGCGGGAGATTGAAGTCAATCTTCGTGCCCGCAGCGCAAAGCTTCGGGCTGCGGAACGGTGCTAGAGGAGGGGATGAGGTGAGAGAGCAAGGTATCGCCGCGTTGACGTCGGTTGGACGAGATCGGGTGGGCAGTTTACTGAAACCGCGGGTTGATCAGATTCGAGGGTTCGATCAGCTCCCGTCGCTGCTGTTAGGTAGTCTCGTCCTTTTCGGGGTCCTGTGTTACGTGTGGCAGCCTATTCAGGTAGTTCGACTCGGGTACCAGGTAGAAGGCCTCGCGGGGGAGCGCGCTGACCTCATTCGACAGCAGAAAGAGCTGCGTCTTGAGGTCGCCAGGCTCAAGTCGCTCCGCCGCGTGGAGGAGATCGCCCGCGGTCAGCTTGGACTCATTAGCCCTAAGCCAGGTCAAGTGATCGTACTCGAGTAGTCTTTGGAAGATGTGGTATGCCGATGCAGCGTCGTACTCGCGAGAGATCGTCCAAAAAAGGAGAGGCCACGCCCGCGCCAGCGAAGCTCGGCCGGTTACGGCGTCGCGTGATCGTGCTGTTCTGCTCGCTTGCTGCAGCCCTCACGATCATTTCCGGCCGGCTCTTTTCTCTCCAGGTGTATCAATACGCGGATCTCGTAGAGGCCGCCAAGCGGCAGTCCTCGGACCGGATTTCATCGGTCTCCAGGCGCGGAACGATTTACGATCGTAATGGTCGGGATCTGGCCATTAGCATTGGGGCTTCCTCAATTGGCGCTCGGCCGTCCCAAGTGGTGAACCCGAAACGTGCCGCCGCAGCCCTGTCTGCCGCGCTCAGCCTACCTGCCGAGAAGATCCTTGAGCGACTCCAAACGGAGAAGCCGTTTGTCTGGATCAAGCGATCAGTCTCCACGGAGGAAGCGCAGGCTGTTGCGCGTCTCATGCTGAAGGGGATCGAATCTGACACGGAGAGTAAGCGATTTTATCCAAAACAGCAACAGGCGGCCCACCTGTTGGGGTTTGTAGGGACAGACGATCGCGGGCTGGAAGGACTTGAGCTGCAGTACGATACCTACCTGGCCGGTAAGCGTAAGTGGCTTGCACAACAACAGGATGCCAGGCGTCGACCGATCTTCAGAGAGGAAGCAGGTGAGGCGCAGGGTTCAGATCTACACCTGACGATTGATGAGGTGGTCCAGTATATCACTGAGCGGGAGCTGGAAGCCGCGGTGACCAAATCCGGCGCCCTCAGTGGCAGTGCCATTGTGATGGATCCTTTCAGCGGCGAAATCCTAGCACTTGCCAACTACCCCACGTTTGATCCCAATGCGTATACTGAGGCGGTGGCTTTCGCTCGCCGGAATCGGGCGGTGGTGGATTACTATGCGCCGGGGTCGGCCTTTAAGGCCATCGTGGGCGCCGGCGCCCTGGAGGAGAAACTCGTGCGACCCGAAGATCAGTTCGACGGAGATGGAGGCGCCATCACGGTGGGCGGGGTCACCATTCGGGATCATGAACGGTTTGGGATCATGACATTTTCTGAGGTACTGGCTCACTCGAGCAATGTGGGGGCTATCAAGGTCGGCATGCGGCTGGGCAAGAGCCTCTACTACAATTACATCAGCGGATTCGGATTTGGAAATCTCACCAATATCGATCTGCCAGGAGAAACGCCAGGCTTGGTCCGGCGTCCGAAGGAGTGGTCGGCCCTCTCGCTCGCCTCGCTCTCCATTGGGATGGAGATCTCCGTGAGTCCCCTGCAAATGCTGGTGGCGATGAGCGCGATTGCGAACGGTGGCATCCTGGTTCGTCCCTACGTGGCGAAGTCAATCGTCGCGGCGGATGGCAAAGTTATCGTCGAGAACGCGCCCGTGCAGGTCAGGCGAGTGATCTCGGAAGCCACATCGAGAACCCTCGCGACTGTCCTCAAAGGGGTGGTAACGGAAGGGACGGGAAAGGAAGCGGCCGTAGAGGGATTCGATGTAGCAGGGAAGACCGGGACCTCTCAGAAGCTGGAACCAGCCACCGGTCGTTACTCTCAGCATAAGGTGGTGGCGTCATTTGTCGGGTTTGTCCCGGTCGAGCAACCTCGGCTGGCTATCATCGTGATCATCGACGATCCGAGCACGCTCCGTTGGGGTGGATCGATTGCAGCGCCGACGTTCCGGGAGATCGCTCGTGATTCCCTGAAACATCTCGGGATTACTCCGGGCACCCGAGAGCGGCTCCGGGTGGCAGAAGGGATTCGCAGTGCAACTTTTCGCCTTAATTGAGGGGACCGAGTACCAGGTTCTCCACGGGTCTGTCGATGTAGAGGTCCATGATGTCCGATACGATTCCAGACATGTGAGACCCGGGGATCTATTCGTGTGCATCAGTGGGTTCAGGCGGGATGGCCACGACTTCCTCCAAGCCGCATGGGCCGCGGGTGCCGTTGCAGCCCTGGTGGAGCGAAGCGACCTGCCGGAGGGTGCACTACGGGGTGGGACGGTGGTAAGGGTAGCCAATGCCCGGCAGAGCCTTGCCATGGTCGCGTGTCGATTCTATGGTCATCCCTCGCATAAGCTCGCCATGGTGGGGGTGACAGGGACTAACGGCAAGACGACCACCACCTACCTGATCGAGTCGGTGCTGCGACGCGCAGGACATCAGGTCGGGCTGATCGGGACTATCGGGTATCGCTGCAACGGGGTAGAGATAGAGGCGGCGCGGACGACACCGGAGTCCTACGATCTGCAAGCGCTTCTCAATCGGATGGCGCATCTGGGCACTGACAGCGTCGTCATGGAGGTCTCGTCCCACGCCCTGGCCCTGCATCGCGTTGATGACTGCGAGTTTGACGTGGCCGTGTTCACGAATCTGACACAGGACCACCTGGACTTTCATGGCACCATGGAGGCGTACCGAAGCGCAAAGCTTTCTCTGTTTGAGGGGCTAGGTGTCGGGTCAACGAAAGCGACGGAAAAGGCGGCGGTCATCAATATGGATGATCCGGCTGCTGACCTCTTTCTCGGGGCGACGCGTGTGAGACGCTACACCTACAGCGTGCAACGGCCGGCGGACCTGTCGGCCACCGATATCGATATGGGACCGGATGGAGTTCGGTGCCAACTGCACACCCCGTGGGGGACGACGGCGATTCACTCTCCGTTACTGGGGGGCTATAACCTGTCCAACATCCTGGCAGCCGCTGCTACAGGGTTACATCTCGGCGTGGATCTGTCAGCGGTGGCAGACGGGATTGCCGCACTCCACCACGTCCCGGGTCGGTGTGAGCGAGTAGAGGGGGGACAGGAGTTCAGGGTGATCGTCGATTATGCGCACACCCCTGACGCCCTGCGACGCGTCCTTCATATGGCACGGCAGTGCTGTCCGGGACGCCTGATTGTCCTGTTCGGGTGCGGGGGAGATCGAGATCGGGGGAAGCGTCAAATTATGGGAGAAGCGGCTCTGCAGTTAGCCGACTTTACTGTGATCACCTCCGACAATCCCCGCAGTGAGGACCCTCATCAGATCATCGAGGAGGTCGAGGCTGGGGCGAAAAAGGTATGGGGTCAGGGAAAGGGCTATGTTACAATTTTAGACCGGGCAATGGCCATTCGTGAGGCTCTCTCGCTGGCGGGACAAGGTGACATGGTGGTGATCGCGGGGAAAGGGCATGAGGCCTATCAGATTCTTCACGATCGCACGATTCCCTTTGATGACCGACAGGTGGTCAGAGAGGCGCTTCGCGAGCTGGGGTTCAACCGTGAAGACAGGGTATAGGGTGAAGGGTATTTGGTGGTGGTGTGCTGATACGTGTCGGTGACCTGGACACCCATTTTACCGTGTGGGGAGAGGGGAGGCCGATAGTTCTCCTTCATGGGTGGGGTACCTCAGCCGAGTCCCTGGGTACAGTCGCCAAGGCTCTGGAGGATCGATTTCGGGTGTACGCCCTCGATCTACCTGGTTTTGGCTGGACGCCATCGGCTGCTACGGTGTGGGGGACATGGGAGTATGCCTCCTATGTCGAGGCATTTATGGATCGCCTCAACATCTCGGTGGCCAGTCTGGTCGGCCATTCATTTGGAGGCCGAATCGCGCTGGCCCTGGCTGCCAAGTGGCCCGATAGGGTCAAGAGTCTTGTTTTGGTGGCCAGCGCAGGGATCCGCCCGAGACGAGGGCCTCTGTTCCGCATGAAGGTTGGAGCCGCGAAGCTGGCGAAGCAGGTGTTTTCGCTGCCTATGTGGGGTAGGCTGGGCGAGCGAGTGATTGCCGAACTCTATCAGCGGATGGGGTCGCGGGACTATCGGAACGCCGGAGCACTACGCGCTACGCTGGTCAAGGTCGTGAGCGAAGACCTCCGGGGGATCTTGTCGTCTGTTCGTACGCCTACACTGATTATCTGGGGAGACCGGGATCAGGAGGTGCCGTTCTCCTCGATGGAGATTATGGCGCGCGGGATACAGGGCTCGCGGTTGGAGGTGTTCGAAGGGGCCGGCCATTTCCCGTTTGTTGACAGCCCGGACCGTTTTGGCCGGTTGGTAAGGGAGTTCTTGTGCCAGGACAGCCAGTGATGCGGTCGGGTGTGGTACTTGGACCTTCACTCGCAGGCCGGGCCGTCACTGGTCTTTTGCCATATATGGCGGTCGTTATAATGCGCCATCTGGATCTGATATACCTTGCCCAGCTGGAGCGTTACAACAGTGCGCGCCTGCGTGGTTGGATCGCCAGGCACTGGGGCCTGGTTCTGAACGGCCGAGGGGCCCTCGTTCAGGTGGCGGTCTTAGGGGCCGGAATTCTCCTTGCGTTGTTACCTCTCCCTGTTTTTCCCGGCTTAAGGCATGCCGGGACAGGCACGTTTTACATTATCTGGCTGGCCGCCGGTATGTGGCTGAGATCCCGGTGGTCCTCGCTGCAGGTCAGTCAGCAACTGCAGTGGACATCTCGAACGGTACGCTTAGTAGCAGTCACGTTCCTCCTTGCGGTGGTGGCCATGCTTGTAACCTCCGGGTTGACTGTACTCTTACTGTCCAGACTCATGGTGGCCCCTCTCGCCCTCCTTGTCGGTATAGGCTTGGCTACCGGCCTGCTTGTGATGTCCGAGATTGCGGCGGGCACGGTCCTCGTGGCAAACCTGAGCCTCGCTCCACTGGAGCAGGCGGTCAATCAACGCTTCTATGCGCAGGCTAAAGTGCGCATGCGTCAGTATCCCGGGGAGGTCGTCGGGATCACTGGAAGCTATGGAAAGACGACGACGAAGTTCATCGCCGCGACGTTGCTTCAGAAGCGCTACTCGGTCTTTAAGACGCCTGACGGGGTCAACTCCACCATGGGTATCGTTCGGGTTGTCCGCGAGGCGCTTCGGGACGATCACCAGTTTTTCGTCGTCGAGGTGGCGGCCTACGGCCCCGGCGAGATCAAGGAGGTGTGCGAGATCCTGCGGCCCCGGATCGGTATCCTCACGGCGGTTGGGGTCCAGCACCTCGAGCGGTTCGGCACGCCGGAACGGATCGCCGAGGCGAAGTATGAGCTGATCGATTCGCTTCCACCGGATGGCTTAGCGATCGTGAACGCTGACGATCCAGGCGCTCTGCGATTGGCCGAACGCGCGAGGCGGGAAGGTCGACGCGTGATCTTGTACGGGGTCGGTGATGACGAACGGGATCTGGACGTTCGGGGGAAAGACGTCAAGCTCTCCAGCCATGGCTCGGCCTTTCGCGTGGAGACCGGGTATGGCGCGGCCATGTTCGAGACCAAGCTGCTCGGGGGCTGGAACATTGCCAATATCCTGGGGGCGACGGCTGCTGCCTTAGAGTGCGGTGTACCCCTGGAGGAGATTGCCGACGGGGTGAAGTCTCTTACGCCGGCGCCCAAGCGCCTGGAGCTTCGCGAAGAGGGTGGGGTCATCAAGCTGATCGATGTGGCCAACGCCAATCCGCTTGGGGCCCAGATGGCCCTGGAGGTCCTCAGCCAGTTTAAGGGGGGCTCGAAGATCCTGATCACGCCGGGCTTGGTGGAGTTAGGCCAGATCGAGGCGGAGGAGAACCGCCGGTTTGGCCGAGCTGCCGCTGCGGTCTGCGATTACGTCCTGTTGGTCGGGCCACAGCAGACACTACCGCTGCGTGAAGGGCTTCGCGAGGGTGGGTTTGCCGATAGCCGGATCCTGGTGGCCCGGCACAGCGGTGAAGTGACTGACCACCTCAAGGCGATCGTCCGAGAGGGCGATGTCCTGCTGTACGAGAATCGACTGCCTGATACGTACCTGGAGCTCGCATGAGTGGCGCCGCCAGACGCATAGGGCTGATCTTCGGAAGTCGCTCGGTGGAACGAGAGATTTCGATCATGACCGCCAGTAAGATCTATGAGGTCCTGCTCTCATTGCAGGACCAGTTCGAGACGCTGCCGATCTTTATTACGGCAGAGGGCACATGGCTTACCGGCGAGGCGGTTCGGGATCTGTTGACGGTCGATGCCGAGATACGAAAGCTGGCGGAACGAAGCGTTGTGGCGGGAACGGCTGAGCGATCGAAGCTCGACGCGGAAAAGCTGCGGTTGAATCGGGATCGATACATACCCCTGCTTGACAACCTGGACCGGGGCCAGAGCGCGACGGGGGTTGATCCGCTCTTTCTGGCGCCGGACCCATCGGTCGGCACGTTGGTGCCGCAGCAGGAGCGAAAAGGCTGGCTTCGCAAACAGCTCCACCCCACAATCGACGTCGCCTTCCCGGTCATTCATGGGACGCATGGCGAGGATGGAACGATTCAGGGTCTGTGTGAATTGGCCGATCTGCCGTATGTGGGGGCTGGGGTCACCGCCTCGGCCATAGGAATGGATAAGATTATCTCCAAGCTCATCTTTCAGGGCGCAGGCCTTCCTGTTGTTGAGGGGGTCGGTATCACCAGACGCGAGCTGTTGGAGGATGAGGCGGCCGTTGCGAAG is part of the Candidatus Methylomirabilis limnetica genome and harbors:
- a CDS encoding LL-diaminopimelate aminotransferase, yielding MGDPFSVAQRLSKLPPYLFAEIDRMKQEAIRRGMDIINLGIGDPDLPTPPHIVKRMQEASADPRHHQYPSYEGMLSFRQAVADWYDKRFGVALDPETEVLSLIGSKEGIGHLPLAFVDSGDIVLVPDPGYPVYQAGTVLADGIPYFMPLTRERAFLPDLEAIPSEVLKKARILFLNYPNNPTAAVAPRAFFVEAVAFARKHQLILCHDAAYSEMAYDGYLPESILAVEGAKDVAIEYHSLSKTYNMTGWRIGFAVGCRKVLSGLGRIKTNLDSGVFQAVQEAAITALSGPQECIEAMRAVYRERRDTLVDGLSALGFAVEKPKATFYVWISVPKGQTSASFASALLSDVGIVMTPGTGFGQHGEGYIRAALTVDVSRIKEAVERIAASNLTPQ
- the folK gene encoding 2-amino-4-hydroxy-6-hydroxymethyldihydropteridine diphosphokinase, with the translated sequence MTGERAYIGIGSNLGDRIRCCQEAIRATSEIAGVTVIRVSSFYETAPMPPASGDWFVNGVISVQTQLKPEALLLELRRIERSMGRATERARGSDRSIDLDLLLVGSQIVEQPDLTLPHPRLHQRRFVLAPLCELDPDFRHPVFGVTMRQLLERLNDTSLVRLLAPAARHTGPGENS
- a CDS encoding deoxynucleoside kinase is translated as MADRASKPRYIVVEGPIGVGKTSLAELLAERLQARKSLEDPDENPFIAQFYTDMRRYAFQAQLYFLLNRFRQQQELVQFDLFKQSLVSDYLFAKDKIFAYLTLDDNELALYERLQPLLETRVVKPDLVLYLQASTDVLVRRIQSRARASERELGQAYLEDVNAAYNHFFFHYSATPLLVVNTDEIDFVKHKEDFEDLVKQVEAVRAGTHYYVSLGSRK
- the panB gene encoding 3-methyl-2-oxobutanoate hydroxymethyltransferase, yielding MTSQTVRTVTLQEMKRKGRKITMLTAYDYPMALLVDRAGIDLILVGDSGGMTVLGYETTIPVTMDEMLMMTKAVTRAVKRSMVIADMPFMSYEAEPAEAVRNAGRFVKEGLAHAVKVERGWPSLPCVRAIVDAGIPVMGHVGLTPQTAVLQEGLKVQGRGRDDARRILEDAMALEKAGAFAIVLEAIPGVLARVITKRLTIPTIGIGAGPDCDGQVLVIHDLLGLFDRFVPKFTKQYADLAKVISDAVSRFREEVIECRFPDAAHTYSIDQETERALLDL
- the panC gene encoding pantoate--beta-alanine ligase, giving the protein MQNIHEPSAIGRRCESLRREGKTIGLVPTMGAFHEGHLSLMRRARAENDVVIVSIFVNPIQFARGEDFDSYPRDLQDDLAQAERAGVDLVFTPSAEAIYPDGFQTYVDVTEITDGLCGASRPGHFRGVTTIVTKLFNLVRPHRAYFGQKDYQQSAVVRRLVDDLNLDLEIVLLPTIREADGLAMSSRNVRLTPEERQAACVLYASLRLTEERVEAGERNTKLLLDEMRTMIETEPLARIDYVALCDPETLKPLDQIEGPMLAAIAVRFGETRLIDNLLITLP
- the mraZ gene encoding division/cell wall cluster transcriptional repressor MraZ; its protein translation is MFRGSFEHAIDDKGRLSIPARYREILKRRRERELVLVDLLFDACIAAYPIKTWQQIEQNLLSKGNSDKKFREYARLISARAVESTVDSQGRILIPPQLREKADLRRDVVIVGVLDKIEIWNRDRWASFCAQERDPEDYASKLAELGIRV
- the rsmH gene encoding 16S rRNA (cytosine(1402)-N(4))-methyltransferase RsmH, which codes for MGAGVAIGELHVPVLLTETLDALRPHAGGRYLDATVGLGGHAEALLIESAPTGHLYGLDRDAETLVLAKERLRQFGDRVELFQGDFAMLGAIAAENGWGPFDGILFDLGFSSFQLDDASRGFSFMRDGPLDMRMDRHGDGISAAELLAKLSEREIERVLQDYSEERWARRIAARIVQDRREQPLTSTAQLARLVAAAVPRRAWPRRIHVATRTFQALRIAVNDELAGLRRGLQDAIGLLATGGRICIISFHSLEDRIVKETFRGWARSDPPRVHLLTKRPVIATEREIEVNLRARSAKLRAAERC
- a CDS encoding cell division protein FtsL, giving the protein MREQGIAALTSVGRDRVGSLLKPRVDQIRGFDQLPSLLLGSLVLFGVLCYVWQPIQVVRLGYQVEGLAGERADLIRQQKELRLEVARLKSLRRVEEIARGQLGLISPKPGQVIVLE
- a CDS encoding peptidoglycan D,D-transpeptidase FtsI family protein, encoding MQRRTRERSSKKGEATPAPAKLGRLRRRVIVLFCSLAAALTIISGRLFSLQVYQYADLVEAAKRQSSDRISSVSRRGTIYDRNGRDLAISIGASSIGARPSQVVNPKRAAAALSAALSLPAEKILERLQTEKPFVWIKRSVSTEEAQAVARLMLKGIESDTESKRFYPKQQQAAHLLGFVGTDDRGLEGLELQYDTYLAGKRKWLAQQQDARRRPIFREEAGEAQGSDLHLTIDEVVQYITERELEAAVTKSGALSGSAIVMDPFSGEILALANYPTFDPNAYTEAVAFARRNRAVVDYYAPGSAFKAIVGAGALEEKLVRPEDQFDGDGGAITVGGVTIRDHERFGIMTFSEVLAHSSNVGAIKVGMRLGKSLYYNYISGFGFGNLTNIDLPGETPGLVRRPKEWSALSLASLSIGMEISVSPLQMLVAMSAIANGGILVRPYVAKSIVAADGKVIVENAPVQVRRVISEATSRTLATVLKGVVTEGTGKEAAVEGFDVAGKTGTSQKLEPATGRYSQHKVVASFVGFVPVEQPRLAIIVIIDDPSTLRWGGSIAAPTFREIARDSLKHLGITPGTRERLRVAEGIRSATFRLN